In a single window of the Thamnophis elegans isolate rThaEle1 chromosome 8, rThaEle1.pri, whole genome shotgun sequence genome:
- the YTHDF3 gene encoding YTH domain-containing family protein 3 isoform X2, with amino-acid sequence MRLRQMLVPLTRRRLYMGLWRTREVPLFFLSPQRDLKRKRKWKGQAVTSSAEGGEERKVGKSGRSGCRGAEVGAGARPPLWESPEPGVERPKGQGNKVSVQNGSIHQKDAVNDDDFEPYLSSQTNQSNSYPPMSDPYMPSYYAPSIGFPYSLGEAAWSTAGDPPMPYLTTYGQMSNGEHHYIPDGVFSQPGALGNTPPFLGQHGFNFFPGNADFSTWGTSGSQGQSTQSSAYSSSYGYPPSSLGRAIADGQAGFGNDTLSKVPGISSIEQGMTGLKIGGEMTVAVTKTVGSALTSTGMTSIAANNVPAVSSSAPKPTSWAAIARKPAKPQPKLKPKGNVGIGGPTVPPPPIKHNMNIGTWDDKGSVVKAPPIQPVLPPQTIIQQPQPLIHPPPMVQSQLPPPQQQQQPPPQSQQPQGPQQQAQPHQLQQQQQLQNRWVAPRNRGVGFNQSNGAGNENYGIGVIPVSSSPSGVEVHPVLEKLKAINNYNPKDFDWNLKNGRVFIIKSYSEDDIHRSIKYSIWCSTEHGNKRLDAAYRSLNGKGPLYLLFSVNGSGHFCGVAEMKSVVDYNAYAECGSQDKWKGKFDVKWIFVKDVPNNQLRHIRLENNDNKPVTNSRDTQEVPLEKAKQVLKIIATFKHTTSIFDDFAHYEKRQEEEEAMRRMIPAFPDFGRLQGKEVVLPSNYEERNRNKQ; translated from the exons ATGCGCCTGCGCCAGATGCTCGTTCCTCTTACGAGGCGCCGCCTCTATATGGGCCTTTGGCGCACGCGCGAAGTtccattattttttctctctccccaacGTGACTTAAAgcggaaaaggaaatggaaaggtcAGGCGGTGACGTCGTCagcggaggggggggaagagcggAAGGTGGGGAAGAGCGGAAGGTCAGGGTGCCGCGGAGCGGAAGTAGGAGCCGGAGCGCGTCCGCCATTGTGGGAAAGCCCGGAGCCCGGAGTAGAG AGACCTAAAGGACAGGGAAATAAAG TTTCAGTGCAAAACGGTTCGATTCATCAAAAGGATGCAGTAAATGATGATGATTTTGAGCCATATCTGAGTAGCCAGACAAATCAG agTAATAGCTATCCACCAATGTCAGACCCATACATGCCTAGTTATTATGCTCCCTCCATTGGTTTTCCATACTCTCTGGGTGAAGCAGCATGGTCCACAGCTGGAGATCCTCCAATGCCATACTTGACAACTTATGGACAGATGAGCAATGGTGAACACCACTATATTCCCGATGGTGTATTCAGTCAACCTGGGGCTTTAGGGAATACTCCTCCGTTTCTTGGTCAGcatggatttaatttttttcctggaaatgcAGATTTCTCTACATGGGGGACAAGTGGATCTCAGGGGCAATCAACCCAAAGCTCTGCTTATAGCAGCAGCTATGGCTACCCACCCAGCTCTCTCGGTAGAGCTATAGCCGATGGACAGGCTGGATTTGGCAATGATACTTTGAGCAAGGTACCTGGAATTAGCAGCATTGAACAAGGTATGACTGGATTGAAAATTGGTGGTGAAATGACAGTTGCTGTAACAAAAACAGTTGGATCAGCTCTAACCAGTACAGGTATGACCAGCATTGCAGCAAATAATGTGCCTGCAGTTAGCAGTTCAGCACCTAAACCAACCTCGTGGGCTGCCATTGCAAGAAAGCCTGCTAAGCCTCAGCCAAAACTTAAACCTAAAGGTAATGTGGGAATTGGGGGCCCTACAGTACCGCCACCACCTATAAAACACAACATGAATATTGGCACTTGGGATGACAAAGGGTCGGTGGTAAAAGCTCCTCCAATCCAACCAGTACTGCCTCCTCAGACTATAATTCAACAGCCTCAGCCTTTAATTCATCCACCTCCTATGGTGcaaagccagctgccaccgccgcaacagcaacagcagccaCCACCACAGTCACAACAGCCTCAAGGACCTCAGCAACAGGCTCAGCCTCAtcagctgcagcagcagcaacagctgcAAAATCGCTGGGTGGCTCCTCGCAATAGAGGTGTAGGCTTCAATCAGAGCAATGGAGCTGGCAATGAAAACTATGGTATAGGTGTTATACCAGTTAGCTCTTCACCATCTGGTGTAGAAGTACACCCAGTTTTGGAAAAATTAAAGGCCATAAATAACTATAATCCCAAAGACTTTGACTGGAACCTGAAGAATGGTCGTGTGTTTATAATCAAAAGCTATTCAGAGGATGATATACATCGTTCCATTAAATATTCTATCTGGTGTAGTACTGAACATGGTAATAAGCGCTTGGATGCTGCATATCGTTCACTGAATGGAAAAGGCCCACTCTATTTACTTTTCAGTGTGAATGGCAGTGGACACTTCTGTGGAGTAGCTGAGATGAAGTCGGTGGTGGACTACAATGCGTATGCTGAGTGTGGGTCTCAGGATAAATGGAAGGGGAAGTTTGATGTTAAGTGGATCTTTGTTAAAGACGTTCCGAACAACCAGCTGCGGCACATTCGCTTGGAAAATAATGACAACAAACCAGTTACCAATTCAAGGGACACTCAAGAAGTACCCCTAGAAAAAGCCAAGCAAGTGCTTAAAATAATTGCTACTTTCAAGCATACCACCTCAATCTTTGATGACTTTGCACATTATGAAAAGCgtcaagaggaggaggaagccatGCGTAGG ATGATCCCTGCATTTCCAGATTTTGGGAGGCTACAGGGGAAGGAGGTTGTTTTGCCTTCCAACTATGAG GAGAGGAATAGAAACAAACAATAA
- the YTHDF3 gene encoding YTH domain-containing family protein 3 isoform X4 — protein MRLRQMLVPLTRRRLYMGLWRTREVPLFFLSPQRDLKRKRKWKGQAVTSSAEGGEERKVGKSGRSGCRGAEVGAGARPPLWESPEPGVERPKGQGNKVSVQNGSIHQKDAVNDDDFEPYLSSQTNQSNSYPPMSDPYMPSYYAPSIGFPYSLGEAAWSTAGDPPMPYLTTYGQMSNGEHHYIPDGVFSQPGALGNTPPFLGQHGFNFFPGNADFSTWGTSGSQGQSTQSSAYSSSYGYPPSSLGRAIADGQAGFGNDTLSKVPGISSIEQGMTGLKIGGEMTVAVTKTVGSALTSTGMTSIAANNVPAVSSSAPKPTSWAAIARKPAKPQPKLKPKGNVGIGGPTVPPPPIKHNMNIGTWDDKGSVVKAPPIQPVLPPQTIIQQPQPLIHPPPMVQSQLPPPQQQQQPPPQSQQPQGPQQQAQPHQLQQQQQLQNRWVAPRNRGVGFNQSNGAGNENYGIGVIPVSSSPSGVEVHPVLEKLKAINNYNPKDFDWNLKNGRVFIIKSYSEDDIHRSIKYSIWCSTEHGNKRLDAAYRSLNGKGPLYLLFSVNGSGHFCGVAEMKSVVDYNAYAECGSQDKWKGKFDVKWIFVKDVPNNQLRHIRLENNDNKPVTNSRDTQEVPLEKAKQVLKIIATFKHTTSIFDDFAHYEKRQEEEEAMRRERNRNKQ, from the exons ATGCGCCTGCGCCAGATGCTCGTTCCTCTTACGAGGCGCCGCCTCTATATGGGCCTTTGGCGCACGCGCGAAGTtccattattttttctctctccccaacGTGACTTAAAgcggaaaaggaaatggaaaggtcAGGCGGTGACGTCGTCagcggaggggggggaagagcggAAGGTGGGGAAGAGCGGAAGGTCAGGGTGCCGCGGAGCGGAAGTAGGAGCCGGAGCGCGTCCGCCATTGTGGGAAAGCCCGGAGCCCGGAGTAGAG AGACCTAAAGGACAGGGAAATAAAG TTTCAGTGCAAAACGGTTCGATTCATCAAAAGGATGCAGTAAATGATGATGATTTTGAGCCATATCTGAGTAGCCAGACAAATCAG agTAATAGCTATCCACCAATGTCAGACCCATACATGCCTAGTTATTATGCTCCCTCCATTGGTTTTCCATACTCTCTGGGTGAAGCAGCATGGTCCACAGCTGGAGATCCTCCAATGCCATACTTGACAACTTATGGACAGATGAGCAATGGTGAACACCACTATATTCCCGATGGTGTATTCAGTCAACCTGGGGCTTTAGGGAATACTCCTCCGTTTCTTGGTCAGcatggatttaatttttttcctggaaatgcAGATTTCTCTACATGGGGGACAAGTGGATCTCAGGGGCAATCAACCCAAAGCTCTGCTTATAGCAGCAGCTATGGCTACCCACCCAGCTCTCTCGGTAGAGCTATAGCCGATGGACAGGCTGGATTTGGCAATGATACTTTGAGCAAGGTACCTGGAATTAGCAGCATTGAACAAGGTATGACTGGATTGAAAATTGGTGGTGAAATGACAGTTGCTGTAACAAAAACAGTTGGATCAGCTCTAACCAGTACAGGTATGACCAGCATTGCAGCAAATAATGTGCCTGCAGTTAGCAGTTCAGCACCTAAACCAACCTCGTGGGCTGCCATTGCAAGAAAGCCTGCTAAGCCTCAGCCAAAACTTAAACCTAAAGGTAATGTGGGAATTGGGGGCCCTACAGTACCGCCACCACCTATAAAACACAACATGAATATTGGCACTTGGGATGACAAAGGGTCGGTGGTAAAAGCTCCTCCAATCCAACCAGTACTGCCTCCTCAGACTATAATTCAACAGCCTCAGCCTTTAATTCATCCACCTCCTATGGTGcaaagccagctgccaccgccgcaacagcaacagcagccaCCACCACAGTCACAACAGCCTCAAGGACCTCAGCAACAGGCTCAGCCTCAtcagctgcagcagcagcaacagctgcAAAATCGCTGGGTGGCTCCTCGCAATAGAGGTGTAGGCTTCAATCAGAGCAATGGAGCTGGCAATGAAAACTATGGTATAGGTGTTATACCAGTTAGCTCTTCACCATCTGGTGTAGAAGTACACCCAGTTTTGGAAAAATTAAAGGCCATAAATAACTATAATCCCAAAGACTTTGACTGGAACCTGAAGAATGGTCGTGTGTTTATAATCAAAAGCTATTCAGAGGATGATATACATCGTTCCATTAAATATTCTATCTGGTGTAGTACTGAACATGGTAATAAGCGCTTGGATGCTGCATATCGTTCACTGAATGGAAAAGGCCCACTCTATTTACTTTTCAGTGTGAATGGCAGTGGACACTTCTGTGGAGTAGCTGAGATGAAGTCGGTGGTGGACTACAATGCGTATGCTGAGTGTGGGTCTCAGGATAAATGGAAGGGGAAGTTTGATGTTAAGTGGATCTTTGTTAAAGACGTTCCGAACAACCAGCTGCGGCACATTCGCTTGGAAAATAATGACAACAAACCAGTTACCAATTCAAGGGACACTCAAGAAGTACCCCTAGAAAAAGCCAAGCAAGTGCTTAAAATAATTGCTACTTTCAAGCATACCACCTCAATCTTTGATGACTTTGCACATTATGAAAAGCgtcaagaggaggaggaagccatGCGTAGG GAGAGGAATAGAAACAAACAATAA
- the YTHDF3 gene encoding YTH domain-containing family protein 3 isoform X1: MRLRQMLVPLTRRRLYMGLWRTREVPLFFLSPQRDLKRKRKWKGQAVTSSAEGGEERKVGKSGRSGCRGAEVGAGARPPLWESPEPGVERPKGQGNKVSVQNGSIHQKDAVNDDDFEPYLSSQTNQSNSYPPMSDPYMPSYYAPSIGFPYSLGEAAWSTAGDPPMPYLTTYGQMSNGEHHYIPDGVFSQPGALGNTPPFLGQHGFNFFPGNADFSTWGTSGSQGQSTQSSAYSSSYGYPPSSLGRAIADGQAGFGNDTLSKVPGISSIEQGMTGLKIGGEMTVAVTKTVGSALTSTGMTSIAANNVPAVSSSAPKPTSWAAIARKPAKPQPKLKPKGNVGIGGPTVPPPPIKHNMNIGTWDDKGSVVKAPPIQPVLPPQTIIQQPQPLIHPPPMVQSQLPPPQQQQQPPPQSQQPQGPQQQAQPHQLQQQQQLQNRWVAPRNRGVGFNQSNGAGNENYGIGVIPVSSSPSGVEVHPVLEKLKAINNYNPKDFDWNLKNGRVFIIKSYSEDDIHRSIKYSIWCSTEHGNKRLDAAYRSLNGKGPLYLLFSVNGSGHFCGVAEMKSVVDYNAYAECGSQDKWKGKFDVKWIFVKDVPNNQLRHIRLENNDNKPVTNSRDTQEVPLEKAKQVLKIIATFKHTTSIFDDFAHYEKRQEEEEAMRRMIPAFPDFGRLQGKEVVLPSNYEVNLAISTSFYQLRQPLLN, from the exons ATGCGCCTGCGCCAGATGCTCGTTCCTCTTACGAGGCGCCGCCTCTATATGGGCCTTTGGCGCACGCGCGAAGTtccattattttttctctctccccaacGTGACTTAAAgcggaaaaggaaatggaaaggtcAGGCGGTGACGTCGTCagcggaggggggggaagagcggAAGGTGGGGAAGAGCGGAAGGTCAGGGTGCCGCGGAGCGGAAGTAGGAGCCGGAGCGCGTCCGCCATTGTGGGAAAGCCCGGAGCCCGGAGTAGAG AGACCTAAAGGACAGGGAAATAAAG TTTCAGTGCAAAACGGTTCGATTCATCAAAAGGATGCAGTAAATGATGATGATTTTGAGCCATATCTGAGTAGCCAGACAAATCAG agTAATAGCTATCCACCAATGTCAGACCCATACATGCCTAGTTATTATGCTCCCTCCATTGGTTTTCCATACTCTCTGGGTGAAGCAGCATGGTCCACAGCTGGAGATCCTCCAATGCCATACTTGACAACTTATGGACAGATGAGCAATGGTGAACACCACTATATTCCCGATGGTGTATTCAGTCAACCTGGGGCTTTAGGGAATACTCCTCCGTTTCTTGGTCAGcatggatttaatttttttcctggaaatgcAGATTTCTCTACATGGGGGACAAGTGGATCTCAGGGGCAATCAACCCAAAGCTCTGCTTATAGCAGCAGCTATGGCTACCCACCCAGCTCTCTCGGTAGAGCTATAGCCGATGGACAGGCTGGATTTGGCAATGATACTTTGAGCAAGGTACCTGGAATTAGCAGCATTGAACAAGGTATGACTGGATTGAAAATTGGTGGTGAAATGACAGTTGCTGTAACAAAAACAGTTGGATCAGCTCTAACCAGTACAGGTATGACCAGCATTGCAGCAAATAATGTGCCTGCAGTTAGCAGTTCAGCACCTAAACCAACCTCGTGGGCTGCCATTGCAAGAAAGCCTGCTAAGCCTCAGCCAAAACTTAAACCTAAAGGTAATGTGGGAATTGGGGGCCCTACAGTACCGCCACCACCTATAAAACACAACATGAATATTGGCACTTGGGATGACAAAGGGTCGGTGGTAAAAGCTCCTCCAATCCAACCAGTACTGCCTCCTCAGACTATAATTCAACAGCCTCAGCCTTTAATTCATCCACCTCCTATGGTGcaaagccagctgccaccgccgcaacagcaacagcagccaCCACCACAGTCACAACAGCCTCAAGGACCTCAGCAACAGGCTCAGCCTCAtcagctgcagcagcagcaacagctgcAAAATCGCTGGGTGGCTCCTCGCAATAGAGGTGTAGGCTTCAATCAGAGCAATGGAGCTGGCAATGAAAACTATGGTATAGGTGTTATACCAGTTAGCTCTTCACCATCTGGTGTAGAAGTACACCCAGTTTTGGAAAAATTAAAGGCCATAAATAACTATAATCCCAAAGACTTTGACTGGAACCTGAAGAATGGTCGTGTGTTTATAATCAAAAGCTATTCAGAGGATGATATACATCGTTCCATTAAATATTCTATCTGGTGTAGTACTGAACATGGTAATAAGCGCTTGGATGCTGCATATCGTTCACTGAATGGAAAAGGCCCACTCTATTTACTTTTCAGTGTGAATGGCAGTGGACACTTCTGTGGAGTAGCTGAGATGAAGTCGGTGGTGGACTACAATGCGTATGCTGAGTGTGGGTCTCAGGATAAATGGAAGGGGAAGTTTGATGTTAAGTGGATCTTTGTTAAAGACGTTCCGAACAACCAGCTGCGGCACATTCGCTTGGAAAATAATGACAACAAACCAGTTACCAATTCAAGGGACACTCAAGAAGTACCCCTAGAAAAAGCCAAGCAAGTGCTTAAAATAATTGCTACTTTCAAGCATACCACCTCAATCTTTGATGACTTTGCACATTATGAAAAGCgtcaagaggaggaggaagccatGCGTAGG ATGATCCCTGCATTTCCAGATTTTGGGAGGCTACAGGGGAAGGAGGTTGTTTTGCCTTCCAACTATGAG GTCAATTTGGCCATCTCAACAAGTTTTTATCAACTTCGCCAACCACTCCTCAACT GA
- the YTHDF3 gene encoding YTH domain-containing family protein 3 isoform X5, whose protein sequence is MSATSVDQRPKGQGNKVSVQNGSIHQKDAVNDDDFEPYLSSQTNQSNSYPPMSDPYMPSYYAPSIGFPYSLGEAAWSTAGDPPMPYLTTYGQMSNGEHHYIPDGVFSQPGALGNTPPFLGQHGFNFFPGNADFSTWGTSGSQGQSTQSSAYSSSYGYPPSSLGRAIADGQAGFGNDTLSKVPGISSIEQGMTGLKIGGEMTVAVTKTVGSALTSTGMTSIAANNVPAVSSSAPKPTSWAAIARKPAKPQPKLKPKGNVGIGGPTVPPPPIKHNMNIGTWDDKGSVVKAPPIQPVLPPQTIIQQPQPLIHPPPMVQSQLPPPQQQQQPPPQSQQPQGPQQQAQPHQLQQQQQLQNRWVAPRNRGVGFNQSNGAGNENYGIGVIPVSSSPSGVEVHPVLEKLKAINNYNPKDFDWNLKNGRVFIIKSYSEDDIHRSIKYSIWCSTEHGNKRLDAAYRSLNGKGPLYLLFSVNGSGHFCGVAEMKSVVDYNAYAECGSQDKWKGKFDVKWIFVKDVPNNQLRHIRLENNDNKPVTNSRDTQEVPLEKAKQVLKIIATFKHTTSIFDDFAHYEKRQEEEEAMRRMIPAFPDFGRLQGKEVVLPSNYEVNLAISTSFYQLRQPLLN, encoded by the exons ATGTCAGCCACCAGCGTCGACCAG AGACCTAAAGGACAGGGAAATAAAG TTTCAGTGCAAAACGGTTCGATTCATCAAAAGGATGCAGTAAATGATGATGATTTTGAGCCATATCTGAGTAGCCAGACAAATCAG agTAATAGCTATCCACCAATGTCAGACCCATACATGCCTAGTTATTATGCTCCCTCCATTGGTTTTCCATACTCTCTGGGTGAAGCAGCATGGTCCACAGCTGGAGATCCTCCAATGCCATACTTGACAACTTATGGACAGATGAGCAATGGTGAACACCACTATATTCCCGATGGTGTATTCAGTCAACCTGGGGCTTTAGGGAATACTCCTCCGTTTCTTGGTCAGcatggatttaatttttttcctggaaatgcAGATTTCTCTACATGGGGGACAAGTGGATCTCAGGGGCAATCAACCCAAAGCTCTGCTTATAGCAGCAGCTATGGCTACCCACCCAGCTCTCTCGGTAGAGCTATAGCCGATGGACAGGCTGGATTTGGCAATGATACTTTGAGCAAGGTACCTGGAATTAGCAGCATTGAACAAGGTATGACTGGATTGAAAATTGGTGGTGAAATGACAGTTGCTGTAACAAAAACAGTTGGATCAGCTCTAACCAGTACAGGTATGACCAGCATTGCAGCAAATAATGTGCCTGCAGTTAGCAGTTCAGCACCTAAACCAACCTCGTGGGCTGCCATTGCAAGAAAGCCTGCTAAGCCTCAGCCAAAACTTAAACCTAAAGGTAATGTGGGAATTGGGGGCCCTACAGTACCGCCACCACCTATAAAACACAACATGAATATTGGCACTTGGGATGACAAAGGGTCGGTGGTAAAAGCTCCTCCAATCCAACCAGTACTGCCTCCTCAGACTATAATTCAACAGCCTCAGCCTTTAATTCATCCACCTCCTATGGTGcaaagccagctgccaccgccgcaacagcaacagcagccaCCACCACAGTCACAACAGCCTCAAGGACCTCAGCAACAGGCTCAGCCTCAtcagctgcagcagcagcaacagctgcAAAATCGCTGGGTGGCTCCTCGCAATAGAGGTGTAGGCTTCAATCAGAGCAATGGAGCTGGCAATGAAAACTATGGTATAGGTGTTATACCAGTTAGCTCTTCACCATCTGGTGTAGAAGTACACCCAGTTTTGGAAAAATTAAAGGCCATAAATAACTATAATCCCAAAGACTTTGACTGGAACCTGAAGAATGGTCGTGTGTTTATAATCAAAAGCTATTCAGAGGATGATATACATCGTTCCATTAAATATTCTATCTGGTGTAGTACTGAACATGGTAATAAGCGCTTGGATGCTGCATATCGTTCACTGAATGGAAAAGGCCCACTCTATTTACTTTTCAGTGTGAATGGCAGTGGACACTTCTGTGGAGTAGCTGAGATGAAGTCGGTGGTGGACTACAATGCGTATGCTGAGTGTGGGTCTCAGGATAAATGGAAGGGGAAGTTTGATGTTAAGTGGATCTTTGTTAAAGACGTTCCGAACAACCAGCTGCGGCACATTCGCTTGGAAAATAATGACAACAAACCAGTTACCAATTCAAGGGACACTCAAGAAGTACCCCTAGAAAAAGCCAAGCAAGTGCTTAAAATAATTGCTACTTTCAAGCATACCACCTCAATCTTTGATGACTTTGCACATTATGAAAAGCgtcaagaggaggaggaagccatGCGTAGG ATGATCCCTGCATTTCCAGATTTTGGGAGGCTACAGGGGAAGGAGGTTGTTTTGCCTTCCAACTATGAG GTCAATTTGGCCATCTCAACAAGTTTTTATCAACTTCGCCAACCACTCCTCAACT GA
- the YTHDF3 gene encoding YTH domain-containing family protein 3 isoform X3, producing the protein MRLRQMLVPLTRRRLYMGLWRTREVPLFFLSPQRDLKRKRKWKGQAVTSSAEGGEERKVGKSGRSGCRGAEVGAGARPPLWESPEPGVERPKGQGNKVSVQNGSIHQKDAVNDDDFEPYLSSQTNQSNSYPPMSDPYMPSYYAPSIGFPYSLGEAAWSTAGDPPMPYLTTYGQMSNGEHHYIPDGVFSQPGALGNTPPFLGQHGFNFFPGNADFSTWGTSGSQGQSTQSSAYSSSYGYPPSSLGRAIADGQAGFGNDTLSKVPGISSIEQGMTGLKIGGEMTVAVTKTVGSALTSTGMTSIAANNVPAVSSSAPKPTSWAAIARKPAKPQPKLKPKGNVGIGGPTVPPPPIKHNMNIGTWDDKGSVVKAPPIQPVLPPQTIIQQPQPLIHPPPMVQSQLPPPQQQQQPPPQSQQPQGPQQQAQPHQLQQQQQLQNRWVAPRNRGVGFNQSNGAGNENYGIGVIPVSSSPSGVEVHPVLEKLKAINNYNPKDFDWNLKNGRVFIIKSYSEDDIHRSIKYSIWCSTEHGNKRLDAAYRSLNGKGPLYLLFSVNGSGHFCGVAEMKSVVDYNAYAECGSQDKWKGKFDVKWIFVKDVPNNQLRHIRLENNDNKPVTNSRDTQEVPLEKAKQVLKIIATFKHTTSIFDDFAHYEKRQEEEEAMRRVNLAISTSFYQLRQPLLN; encoded by the exons ATGCGCCTGCGCCAGATGCTCGTTCCTCTTACGAGGCGCCGCCTCTATATGGGCCTTTGGCGCACGCGCGAAGTtccattattttttctctctccccaacGTGACTTAAAgcggaaaaggaaatggaaaggtcAGGCGGTGACGTCGTCagcggaggggggggaagagcggAAGGTGGGGAAGAGCGGAAGGTCAGGGTGCCGCGGAGCGGAAGTAGGAGCCGGAGCGCGTCCGCCATTGTGGGAAAGCCCGGAGCCCGGAGTAGAG AGACCTAAAGGACAGGGAAATAAAG TTTCAGTGCAAAACGGTTCGATTCATCAAAAGGATGCAGTAAATGATGATGATTTTGAGCCATATCTGAGTAGCCAGACAAATCAG agTAATAGCTATCCACCAATGTCAGACCCATACATGCCTAGTTATTATGCTCCCTCCATTGGTTTTCCATACTCTCTGGGTGAAGCAGCATGGTCCACAGCTGGAGATCCTCCAATGCCATACTTGACAACTTATGGACAGATGAGCAATGGTGAACACCACTATATTCCCGATGGTGTATTCAGTCAACCTGGGGCTTTAGGGAATACTCCTCCGTTTCTTGGTCAGcatggatttaatttttttcctggaaatgcAGATTTCTCTACATGGGGGACAAGTGGATCTCAGGGGCAATCAACCCAAAGCTCTGCTTATAGCAGCAGCTATGGCTACCCACCCAGCTCTCTCGGTAGAGCTATAGCCGATGGACAGGCTGGATTTGGCAATGATACTTTGAGCAAGGTACCTGGAATTAGCAGCATTGAACAAGGTATGACTGGATTGAAAATTGGTGGTGAAATGACAGTTGCTGTAACAAAAACAGTTGGATCAGCTCTAACCAGTACAGGTATGACCAGCATTGCAGCAAATAATGTGCCTGCAGTTAGCAGTTCAGCACCTAAACCAACCTCGTGGGCTGCCATTGCAAGAAAGCCTGCTAAGCCTCAGCCAAAACTTAAACCTAAAGGTAATGTGGGAATTGGGGGCCCTACAGTACCGCCACCACCTATAAAACACAACATGAATATTGGCACTTGGGATGACAAAGGGTCGGTGGTAAAAGCTCCTCCAATCCAACCAGTACTGCCTCCTCAGACTATAATTCAACAGCCTCAGCCTTTAATTCATCCACCTCCTATGGTGcaaagccagctgccaccgccgcaacagcaacagcagccaCCACCACAGTCACAACAGCCTCAAGGACCTCAGCAACAGGCTCAGCCTCAtcagctgcagcagcagcaacagctgcAAAATCGCTGGGTGGCTCCTCGCAATAGAGGTGTAGGCTTCAATCAGAGCAATGGAGCTGGCAATGAAAACTATGGTATAGGTGTTATACCAGTTAGCTCTTCACCATCTGGTGTAGAAGTACACCCAGTTTTGGAAAAATTAAAGGCCATAAATAACTATAATCCCAAAGACTTTGACTGGAACCTGAAGAATGGTCGTGTGTTTATAATCAAAAGCTATTCAGAGGATGATATACATCGTTCCATTAAATATTCTATCTGGTGTAGTACTGAACATGGTAATAAGCGCTTGGATGCTGCATATCGTTCACTGAATGGAAAAGGCCCACTCTATTTACTTTTCAGTGTGAATGGCAGTGGACACTTCTGTGGAGTAGCTGAGATGAAGTCGGTGGTGGACTACAATGCGTATGCTGAGTGTGGGTCTCAGGATAAATGGAAGGGGAAGTTTGATGTTAAGTGGATCTTTGTTAAAGACGTTCCGAACAACCAGCTGCGGCACATTCGCTTGGAAAATAATGACAACAAACCAGTTACCAATTCAAGGGACACTCAAGAAGTACCCCTAGAAAAAGCCAAGCAAGTGCTTAAAATAATTGCTACTTTCAAGCATACCACCTCAATCTTTGATGACTTTGCACATTATGAAAAGCgtcaagaggaggaggaagccatGCGTAGG GTCAATTTGGCCATCTCAACAAGTTTTTATCAACTTCGCCAACCACTCCTCAACT GA